The window GCGGGGATCCGGGAGCACCGGGATCCATCGAGGGATGGAAAAAACCGCCCGGGGGAGGCGGGGAGCGGGAATCTCGGCACCCAGCGGGGAACGAGGAGCAGCgcccgggagcggcggggaCAGAGGAACCCCGGGATCCATcggggagagggaaaagcagcCGGGAAAGAGGCCGGGATCGGGAATGTGGCACCCGCCggggaaaattgggatgagTCGGAACGCggtggggacacagagaggaacagcggggacagagcggggagcggcggggacAGCTCCGGGCTCATCGGGAACAGCTCCGGGATGGCGGGGACAGCTCCGGGCTCATCGGGAACAGCTCCGGGATGGCGGGGACAGCTCCGGGCTCATCGGGAACAGCTCCGGGATGGCGGGGACAGCTCCGGGCTCATCGGGAACAGCTCCGCGGCTCGACAGGAGAGAACCGGAGAGCAGAGGGGACTCACCGGGCACCGAGGAACCGCCGGGGGCTGAAGCGATTCCAGCAAGGAGAATTTGGGGCCGGGGAGGTTTTTGCTTTTTGCCGTTTTCtcgggttttgttttgttttgttttgtttttcgTTTTCTGCCTGGGAGGGGAAAGCGAgcccggcgcgggcgggcggcggggggaggagggggagcgGCAATCGTTGTTGTCGCCGAGCCGGTGCCCGAAATGGCAACGAAATCGTGGGAGGCTCATCCCGGCGGCACCGAAGCGTGCCCGGGGGCCGAggggcgaggaggaggaggaggagaggcgGGGATGACGGCTCCGGTCGTTCCGAGAGGTTTTCCCCCGGgtggggagcggggccggggctcgggggggcGGGAGGGGGGCTCAGCGGGGCCGCTGCCGGTAGTTGCCGTTGATCTCCGGGGAGATGGTGACCGCCTCGGCGCCCAGGGGCAGCTTGTCGCTGTACTCGGAGCGCACCTCGAACTCCTCGGCGCCGCCCTTGGACTGCGACTCCGCCATGGAGCTGGCGGCCACGCTCTCCTCCCGCTCCAGCTCCGCCGCgccttccccctccctcccgcGCCGCCACCGCGCTCCTTCTtcatctccctcctcctcctcctcctcctcctcctcggccTCGCCCGCCTCGCCGGCGTCGAAGTTCTTCTCGGACTCCAGGTAGGAGACGCGGGGGTCGAAGTCGGCGGCCATGCGCTTCTCCATCTGGTCGGGGTTCTGCGCCTTGACGATCAACTTGTAGGGCTTGGCCCGCAGCTTGGCGAGCAGGTGGCACCACGTGGCGCCCAGCAGcggcagcgtggccagcagcagcaggaagatgGCCACCACCACGATGATGATGAGCGACGGGATCTCCTTCTTGGTGGTGAACACCACCTGCACCCGGCACTCCTCGCCCGGCGAGCTCAGGCACACCGAGTAGTTGGTGCCGGGGCTCAGGCCCTGGAACCAGTACGAGTTGACACCGGCCTCGATCTGCGACCACTGCAGCAGGGAGTGGCCCTGGCGGCCCTGCTGGCACAGGTAGAGCACGCCCAGGTGGCCCGAGCCGGGCTGGGTGGGCGTCAGCTGCACTCGGGCGTCGCGCTCGGCCACGTCCAGGGCGATGACGCCCAGCTCGAAGCTGTGCTGCTTGAAGTCGCCGCTGCGGTTGAAGGCGTGGTTGGAGATGTACTTGGTGTCTCCCGCCGAGGAGCCGCACTTCTCCTCCAGCCCCGGCGGCTCGGCGGGGACCCTGCCCTCAggctccggccccgccgccggggAGGGCCGGCTCTGCCGGGTGGGGCCCTGCGCCTTGCCGCTCTCCTCGGGGGTCAGCACGCTGTTTTTGGCCGCCTTGGCGCCGGTCTTTTTGTCTCCCTGCTGCGCCTTGCCGCCCAGCGGGTCCCTGCCGGCCGCCGCCGGGTATTTCTGCGCTCCCGCCACCGCCACGCTGAGCGAGGAGTGGTTGGTGCCCACCTCGTTGGTGGCCACGCAGGTGTAGGTGCCCTCCTCGCGCTTGCTCACCCGCGGGATCAGCAAGGTGCCGTTCTTGAAGGCCACGAAGCGCTCGGGCTCCGCCCGCGCCGCCTCCTTGGCCGCGCTctccgctccgctcccgcccagctccaggctctgtCCGGCCGTGCGGATCTTCCAGCGCAGCTCGGGGGGCGGCGAGCCGCTGGCGGAGCAGTGCAGGCTCAGCGCGAAGCCGTCCGGCAGCTCGGCCGCCTCCAGGCTGGGCGAGGAGCTGATGCTGACGGCGGGCGCGGCGCAGCGCAGCTCGGGCAGCCTGGCCAGCGGCACCCCGCGGAGGCGCTCGGGCAGCGCGCAGGCGATGGATTCCTTCTCGGGGATGGAGATGAGCGTGCTCTCCATCCAGCGCTTCAGCCAGCGCAGCGCGCAGGAGCACTCGAAGGGGTTGTTGTAGATCTGCAGGTGCGACAGCGAGCCCAGCGAGTCGAAGATGCCCTCGGCCAGCGTGGCGAAGCGGTTGTTGTTGATGCGCAGCGAGCGCAGGTCCTTGAGCGTGCGGAAGGCGTCCGGCGGCACCGCGGCCATGCGGTTGTTGTTCATCTTGAGCAGCTGCAGCGCGCTGAGGTTGCGCAGGTCCCGCCAGGGGAACTCCACGATCTGGTTGTGGCTGATGTCCAGGTTCTTCAGCTGCACCAGCACGGCCAGCGCGCCGGGCTCGATGGCGGCGATCTCGTTGTGCGCCAGCCACAGCGAGCTCACCTGGGTCACCTCGGCGAAGGCGCCGCGGGGCAGAGAACTGATCTTGTTGGCCGAGAGGCTCAGCGTGGTCACGTTGGAGGGGAGCCCCGCGGGCACGGCCCGCAGCTCCTTGTAGGCGCAGTCGGCGAACTGGTGCGCGTACTTGTCCACGCAAGCGCAGGGCTCCGGGCACGCCCGGCCCGAGCCCAGCAGGGCCGCCAGCAGCAGCGCCAGCAGCGGGGCCATGTCCCCCTGGCAGGGGACAGCGCGAGGCTCAGCGCCggcgccgcccggccccgcccggccgcgGGAGGtggaggcggcggggccgcgccccATTGTCTGTGCCCGGCTCCCCCCGGCTGCCGCCCGCTGCCTCCCGCTCATCCCCTCCTCGCCCGCCTCCGCCGCTTTCCGCCCCTTCCCGCCGGCTCTTCCCACCCTTCTCCACTCTCTGTTTCTCCGCTCGAGCAGGTTTTTCCCTATTCCCCCTTCCCAGACGGCTCTTCCCACCCTTCTCACTGTCTTTTTCTCGGCTCCAGCaggtttttccttccctctccccagaCGGCTCTTCTCGCCCTTCTCACTCTCTATTTCTCGGCTCGATCAGGTTCTTCTCTTCCCCCCCTTCCCAGCCGACTCTCCCCGCCCTTCTCACTCTCTGTTTCTCGGCTCGATCgggtttttctttcctcctccttggcAGGTTCTTCTCACCCTTCTCACTCGCTATTTCTCGGCTCGACCgggtttttccttccctctccccagaCGGTTCTTCTCGCCCTTCTCACTCTCTATTTCTCCGCTCGATCAGGTTTTCCTTCCCCCCTTTCCTAGCCGGCTCTCCTCACGCTTCTCACTCTCTTTTTCCCGGCTGGATCGGGTTTTTCTATTCCCCCTTCCCACCCATCTCTCCCCACCTTTCTCGGTCTCTTTTTCTCTGCTCGATCGGGTTTTCCCCAGACGGCTCTTCCCACCCTTCTCGCTCTCTTTTTCCCGGCTGGATCAGGTTTGTCCTTCCCCCCTTTCCCACCCGGCTCTCCCCACCCTTCtcactcttttttcccttctcaatCAGCCTTTCCTTTCCCCACTCCCCCCCGCCCTCTATAAATTACCACTTAATTACCCtccattttccttcccctctgcttccATTCCTCCTTCCCCAATTCTTTCCTCCGCTTCCCTTCCCCTCCggctctcccctccctctcccccctcccGTCTCTCCCTACTCCGTCACCGCCCCATTCCCCGCTCAGTCACCGCCCCTGTCCCCTCGTCCCCCGCCACTcaccctctccctgctgcctctcctccaccctcagcccttcctcatcctcctgctgcccGAGGGGCTCCGGGGGGCGCTGGGGGAGGTCTGGGGGGACCTCCCCTCCCTCCGTCCCCGCTCCTGCCGGGGCCGAGCGGGGCTGTGCGCTGCCAGCGAGCGGCAGCGATTTGCATTTCTGCCGCTTCCCCCTCCTCCCGGCCCAGCCACCCACCCACCCCGCGGCGCCGCCCGCCAGCCGCCGCTCCCGCACCGCCGCTGACCCCCGAAAATACGGAAATCGCCAAAAAAAGCCGCTGATTTTCCCTCCCCGTTCCCGCTTTTCCAACCCCCCCCATCCCGGAGAGGCGGCGATGCCGTCGAGGCGCGGCTCCCCCCGTCCCGCCCGCGCGTCCCCGGGAGTCGCGGGGAGAGAAGGTTGGATCTTCCCGGGCCGCTATTCCCGATCCGGGAGGGAATTCTGGCGCTCCTTGAAGGGAGGGAGGACGGGGATGGGAGCGGGGGGCTCGCACCCCGCTCCCGGAGGGTTCATCCCTGTGGAAAAACGGGATAAAGGGATCCCGGCTGGAGGCGGGGGCGGCTCCCCCCCAGTGCCGCTCCTGGCCCTGGAATCAGGCAGGAACATCCGTGTGGGCAGCGGGGTGGATTCCCGGCTCTCTCCAGCCCGCCTtttcccattcccgatcccgatcccgatcccgatctCTCCATGCCCACCCCACGGCCGGCGGTGAGGGTCGAGCGGCTCCTGCCGGTGTCGCCGACCCGGCTCTGTCGCGACAGACaccggccccgccccgagctGCGGCTGCCGCgcccattccccattccccgttctccattcccatcccacattcccatttccattccccattccccgttctccattcccatcccacaTTCCCGTTTCCCATTCCCCGTTctccattccccattcccattccccattccccgttctccattcccatcccacattcccattccccattccctgctctccattcccatcccacatccccattcccattcccatccccatttccattcccattcccatccccattcccattttccatttcccatttcccattcccattcccacattcccattcccattcccattcccattcccatttcccattcccatttccattcccattcccattcccattcccattcctattcccatcccacattcccatttcccattttccatttcccatttcccattcccattcctattcccattcccacatttccattcccattcccattccccattcccattccccattcccatttcccattcccattcccattcccatttcccattcccattcccattcccattcccattcccattcccatccccatccccattcccattcctattttcatcccacattcccaatccccattccccattcccattccccattctcCATTCACATTCCCGGTTCCTCATTCTGCATTCctattccccattcccattcccattccccattcctatcccacattcccatcccacattcccattccccattcccattcccattccccacatcccatggatggatggatggccGGAATCCCTGGGTGGATCCCTGGATCCATGGATGGCACAAATCCATTTCCGTAGCCAGGCCGGGTTTATCCCATCATTTCCCTGTTCCCgttttccccctctcctgctcccatcccttTTCCCGGTGTTGCTTTAGGAATTGATGGATGGGGCTGTGAATTATTGATCACATCCCATCGGGATCATCCACAGCGTTCCAGCAGAGCCCAACGGCCCCGAAAACACCCGGAGAGGCTTCGGCTCCTCCCGGAACAACGGGATTTCCCCGGCACGGAAGGGAAGCCCGGGACAGTGGGGTTTTTGCAGAGTTTTGAGAccccttttcccaggatttggggtttttgggagctGTTCCGCCCCCCTGGAAGTGCCAGCCCCGTTTTTTGGGATGGATGAGCtttggggcaggattggggCAGGGAAAAGCTGATCCCGATCCCACAGCCCAGTGACTCTGGGAATAACGTCCTGGATCCTTTGGGATCACCAATGGATCGGGAATAACATTCTGGATCCTCTGGGatcactgctggggtgggaatAACACCCTGGATCCTTTGGGATCACTGATGGATCGGTAATAATGTCCCGGATCCTCTGGGATCCCTGATTGATCAGGAATAACGTCCTGGATCCTTTGGGATCACTGATGGATCGGGAATAACGTCCTGGATCCTTTGGGATCACTGATGGATCGGGAATAACGTCCTGGATCCTTTGGGATCACTGATGGATCAGGAATAACATCCTGGATCCTTTGGGATCACCGATGGATCGGGAATAACATCCCAGATCCTTTGGGAtcgctcccctccctcctcccccgcTCCAGGCCCAGcaggggggcccgggggggacCAAGGGacagcggggggggggggggggaccgATGGCACCGATGGCAgtgacaaggacagggacagggacagggacagggacagggacagtgtcaccAAGGGCAGTGCCCCCAatgtcactgagtgtcacacGTGTCAGTGtccccctggcagtgtccccagcagtgtccccagcagtgtccccagtgtccccagcagtgttcccagcagtgtccccagcagtgtccccagcggtgtccccagtgtccccatcagtgtctccagtgtccccagcagtgtccccagcagtgtccccagcggTGTCCCCAgcggtgtccccagcagtgtccccagcagtgtccccagtgtccccagtgtccccagcagtgtccccagtgtccccagcagtgtccccagcagctccagccgctgtGCTCAGGGGACCCCTGGTGGTGGCACTGCCCTGTCACAGCCAGCCCCGCTCGGCGACACCGCCCGCGCCCGGCACCCAGTGCcactcctggggacacctgggacacacctggggacacccctggggacacctgggacaccctggggacacccctggggacacctgggacaccctggggacacctggggcactccggggacacccctggggacacctgggacacccctgggacacccctggggacacctgggacacccagggaaacggggatttgggatctgggatttaggattcaggatttggggatttggggtttagGGTTCAGGACAGGCCCcgtgtgtccccatccccgctCAGGGGGACAGAGGCCGCACTTTGTCCCCTCGTCCCAATGTGGGTGACATCGCCTGGGCCTGGAATGGCATCCGGAAATTCCCGGAACTCCACGGTGGGGACAATGGGCACAGCAGTGCCACCCCCGGGGACACACAGTGCAACCTccttgggatggatggatgatggatggatggatgatggatggatgatggatggatggatggatgatggatggatgatggatggatggatggatgatggatgatggatgatggatggatggatgatggatggatgatggatgatggatggatggatggatggatgatggatggatgatggatggatggatggatggatggatgatggatggatggatgatggatgatggatggatgatggatgatggatggatggatggatggatgatggatggatgatggatgatggatggatgatggatggatggatggatggatgatggatggatgatggatgatggatgatggatggatgatggatggatgatggatgatggatggatgatggatgatggatgatggatggatggatgatggatggatgatggatgatggatgatggatggatggatgatggatggatggatggatggatggatggatgatggatggatggatggatggatggatgatggatggatgatggatgatggatggatgatggatgatggatgatggatggatggatgatggatggatggatggatggatggatggatggatggatggatgatggatggatggatggatgatggatgatggatgatggatggatggatgatggatgatggatggatgatggatgatggatggatggatggatgatggatggatgatggatgatggatggatgatggatggatggatggatgatggatggatggatgatggatggatgatggatggatgatggatggatggatggatgatggatggatggatgatggatggatgatggatgatggatggatgatggatggatgatggatggatgatggatggatgatggatggatggatggatgatggatggatggatgatggatgatggatgatggatggatggatggatgatggatggatggatgatggatggatgatggatgatggatggatggatggatggatggatggatgatggatgatggatggatgatggatggatggatgatggatgatggatgatggatggatggatggatgatggatgatggatggatgatggatggatggatggatggatggatggatggatggatggatgatggatgatggatggatgatggatggatggatgatggatggatgatggatggatggatgatggatggatgatggatgatggatgatggatggatggatggatggatggatgatggatggatgatggatggatgatggatgatggatgatggatgatggatggatgatggatgatggatgatggatggatggatgatggatggatgatggatggatgatggatggatgatggatggatgatggatggatgatggatgatggatgatggatgatggatggatgatggatggatggacggatgatggatggatggatggatggatggatgatggatggatgatggatggatggatggatggatggatggatgatggatggatgatggatggacggatggatggatggatggatggatggatgatggatgatggatggatggacggatgatggatggatgatggatggatgatggatgatggatggatggatggatggatgatggatgatggatggatggatgatggatggatggatggatgatggatggatggatggatggatggatggatggatggatgatggatggatggatgatggatggatggatggatggatggatgatggatggatgatggatggatgatggatggatggatttcCTCCATATTCAGCTTCCATCTGGAAAAATCCATCCATctggcactggggctgtgtCCAATCCCTGCACATTCCAGGACTTTTTCCTCCCACTGGGAATTCTCAGAATCCTCCAGCACCCTCTTGGTCatggccctgctctcctgatTCCCAAAAATATCCTGGTCCTGGAATGGCGGGATTGCTGTCGAGCCATCCCAGACTCCACGGATTTTTTGGAATTGCCTTTTCCAGGGTGATGTCAGGCCCTGGGGAGGGTTGGAATTCCCGGCTGGAATCTGAGACATCCTGGGAAGTGAATTctgtgttctcatcccaaatatctGCCGGGATTCCAGGacagggaatttctgggaaGAATGGAGATGTagatccagggaaaaaaaatccatggaatgATTTTGGGAAGAGGAGAAACCCCAGTGGAGGATCCAAAGGAATTCCGACCCCTCCCAgatcctgcttttcccatctCTCAATCTGAGAATCCAAAttccaaatccagggaatttcaGTCCGGCCTCAGGTGGataaaaatccctccaaaatccTTGGAGTGGGAACACTTCCCAAAAAACCCTTCCGTGATCCAGGGAGAAAACCTCGGGTTTTattggaattttattttgttgggaATTTTCCCCAGGGAAAACCCACGGGGAGCAGATTTCCCTGGGAAAAATAAGGGAATTTGATCCTTGGGAATTTTCTTCCCTCAGGGaatttttcccatgtttttccAGGCTGATCCAGGATTTCCTGGGAGGGCCCCCCCCAGCTCAAATTCCCAAACCAAtccctatttttcccattttttcccattccctttGTTATTTTGATGGGAATGTCAggctgttttccagcttttccccattcccgcttttcccagGGTTTTAAATCCGGAATCGCTTGGATCCAGCTCTGTTGAAAATCTGGAATTGCTCTAGATTTTTTCTGGCTGCtcttgggaattctgggatgctccagaatttgggatttgggggctttgggatggagctgcaaaaagaaaccccaaaaatcccgtcCTGGATCATTTTCCCGATAAAATTCccgattttgggggaaaattccaCGGATTTTGGACTCCCTCTGGCCCTGATTCCAGCAGGAGGGAATTCCCGTCTTCCCGGAGCATCCAGGTTTTCAGGGATTCATTcccattcctgcctttcctgcGGCCTGAATCCATCCAGGAAAGGCGGATCCAGTGGGAGAATCCCATGGGAATCTTCTG of the Poecile atricapillus isolate bPoeAtr1 chromosome 11, bPoeAtr1.hap1, whole genome shotgun sequence genome contains:
- the LOC131583194 gene encoding immunoglobulin superfamily containing leucine-rich repeat protein 2-like, which codes for MSGRQRAAAGGSRAQTMGRGPAASTSRGRAGPGGAGAEPRAVPCQGDMAPLLALLLAALLGSGRACPEPCACVDKYAHQFADCAYKELRAVPAGLPSNVTTLSLSANKISSLPRGAFAEVTQVSSLWLAHNEIAAIEPGALAVLVQLKNLDISHNQIVEFPWRDLRNLSALQLLKMNNNRMAAVPPDAFRTLKDLRSLRINNNRFATLAEGIFDSLGSLSHLQIYNNPFECSCALRWLKRWMESTLISIPEKESIACALPERLRGVPLARLPELRCAAPAVSISSSPSLEAAELPDGFALSLHCSASGSPPPELRWKIRTAGQSLELGGSGAESAAKEAARAEPERFVAFKNGTLLIPRVSKREEGTYTCVATNEVGTNHSSLSVAVAGAQKYPAAAGRDPLGGKAQQGDKKTGAKAAKNSVLTPEESGKAQGPTRQSRPSPAAGPEPEGRVPAEPPGLEEKCGSSAGDTKYISNHAFNRSGDFKQHSFELGVIALDVAERDARVQLTPTQPGSGHLGVLYLCQQGRQGHSLLQWSQIEAGVNSYWFQGLSPGTNYSVCLSSPGEECRVQVVFTTKKEIPSLIIIVVVAIFLLLLATLPLLGATWCHLLAKLRAKPYKLIVKAQNPDQMEKRMAADFDPRVSYLESEKNFDAGEAGEAEEEEEEEEEGDEEGARWRRGREGEGAAELEREESVAASSMAESQSKGGAEEFEVRSEYSDKLPLGAEAVTISPEINGNYRQRPR